A genomic stretch from Alphaproteobacteria bacterium includes:
- a CDS encoding phosphoglucosamine mutase, giving the protein MTDMRQFFGTDGVRGQANVWPITPDMIMKIAMAATLKFTRGNHRHSVVIGKDTRQSGYMVESSLTAGFVSMGMDVILLGPLPTPAVAMLTRTLRADLGVMISASHNPYIDNGIKFFGPDGFKLSDNEESDIEATISQWNDPANSSPNQSLSMPLAHSTLLGKAHRLDDATGRYIEFAKATFPRGMRLDGLKIVIDCAHGAAYKVAPKVLWELGAEIIPIGISPDGTNINDQCGTTSLQALQESVLTHNADLGIALDGDADRLMMVDETGAIIDGDQLLALIATSWAEDNDLRGGGIVATHMSNLGLERYLESKNLKLIRTAVGDRYVLEAMRTHGCNVGGEQSGHIILRDYTTTGDGLIAALQTLSVLVQKQFKASQLGQTFVPVPQVLKSIRTTNFAPLKDANVCKILEKAEHKLRDGRLLIRKSGTEPLIRIMAQGDNETILNSVVQEIIDTILAADKGVAA; this is encoded by the coding sequence ATGACTGATATGCGTCAATTCTTTGGAACGGATGGGGTTCGTGGCCAGGCAAATGTTTGGCCTATTACGCCAGATATGATTATGAAGATTGCCATGGCTGCCACCCTAAAGTTTACGCGGGGAAATCATCGTCATAGTGTCGTTATTGGAAAAGATACCCGTCAATCTGGCTACATGGTAGAGTCGTCCCTTACGGCAGGTTTCGTTTCCATGGGAATGGATGTAATTTTATTGGGCCCCTTACCAACACCAGCTGTTGCTATGCTCACACGCACGTTAAGGGCTGATTTGGGTGTCATGATTTCGGCATCACACAATCCCTATATAGATAATGGAATTAAATTTTTTGGTCCTGATGGATTCAAACTTTCTGATAACGAAGAATCCGACATTGAAGCTACTATTTCACAATGGAATGATCCAGCAAATTCTTCCCCAAATCAATCACTATCTATGCCCCTGGCTCATTCAACCCTCCTCGGCAAGGCACATCGACTTGATGATGCAACGGGCCGTTATATCGAATTTGCTAAAGCAACGTTTCCCCGAGGAATGAGACTCGATGGTTTAAAAATTGTTATAGATTGCGCACATGGAGCCGCATATAAGGTTGCGCCAAAAGTATTATGGGAATTGGGAGCCGAGATTATTCCCATTGGCATCTCACCGGATGGGACTAATATTAATGACCAGTGTGGCACTACATCTCTTCAAGCTTTACAGGAAAGTGTTTTAACTCATAACGCCGACTTAGGCATTGCATTAGATGGGGATGCAGATCGGTTAATGATGGTTGATGAGACCGGCGCGATAATTGATGGTGATCAGCTGCTGGCTCTTATCGCTACGTCCTGGGCCGAGGATAATGATTTACGCGGGGGAGGAATTGTTGCGACGCATATGTCCAACTTAGGGCTGGAACGTTACCTAGAAAGCAAGAATTTAAAGCTTATTAGGACTGCTGTGGGTGACCGTTATGTTCTAGAAGCAATGCGGACTCACGGATGCAATGTGGGGGGAGAACAATCCGGTCATATTATTTTGCGCGATTACACAACAACCGGTGATGGCTTAATTGCAGCTCTACAAACATTAAGTGTTTTGGTCCAGAAGCAATTTAAAGCAAGTCAATTGGGGCAAACTTTTGTACCCGTTCCTCAAGTTTTAAAAAGTATTCGCACAACAAATTTTGCTCCTCTCAAAGACGCAAACGTCTGCAAAATTCTTGAAAAAGCTGAACATAAACTTAGAGATGGCCGCCTCCTGATTCGCAAATCTGGGACTGAACCCCTAATTAGAATCATGGCTCAAGGTGATAATGAAACTATACTTAATAGTGTTGTTCAGGAAATTATTGATACCATTCTAGCGGCCGATAAAGGTGTGGCTGCTTAA
- a CDS encoding ABC transporter ATP-binding protein, with translation MSNSSIGSAINKLFSLLTYREKMKWVGIVGFALCTSMFEVATASIVVIFAQILNQPELGQKYMSMIGVQGTVSPGRTIFYVAIAFGLVYLIKNLIATLEVFYQSFTIQKLSYRFKNKLLYRFAETDYNFHLTRNSSYGLSVITGDAEMAFTGGMVNLSSTLSESIVFIFLILTVIYLNPSLAIFIFSISVCIALIVTKYLFPLFYRWGQKIQETSLLAHQNLTQFFHGFKELLLFGKKEAFVEAYQIHSRRKSKLHAIQTATNALPRMAIEILFVGLFVAVITYLCVEKDTPQQMIGILGGYLYVGFRLMPGLNRVINQLNGFKLIIPSIERVHREYTGENSRTSYVDIPGLTFKKDISLTNVSFQYLNTQKKVIQDINLVIAKGECIGIIGETGSGKSTLVDMLLGLLRPVSGEILIDGKYPVNSQQWHKLLGYVPQTIYLTDDTIEANIAFGEQAESIDTIRLNKAIDDAQLRSFINKLPDGSKTIVGERGIRLSGGERQRISIARALYRQPEVLIFDEATSALDNDTEERLMKTIYEVSQERTVIMIAHRLSTLKNCHRIIIMDAGKVEEEINGKMAIQRYVSSSNVEKISAQPIRDVS, from the coding sequence TTGTCAAATTCTTCTATTGGTTCAGCAATCAACAAACTCTTTTCCCTTCTCACTTATAGAGAGAAAATGAAGTGGGTAGGAATTGTCGGGTTTGCTTTGTGCACATCTATGTTTGAAGTTGCGACAGCCTCCATTGTCGTCATTTTTGCACAAATTCTCAATCAGCCTGAACTTGGCCAAAAATATATGTCAATGATTGGAGTTCAAGGAACCGTGTCGCCTGGGCGAACAATATTTTATGTCGCTATAGCATTTGGCTTGGTTTATTTAATTAAAAATCTCATAGCTACCTTAGAAGTTTTTTATCAAAGTTTCACAATCCAAAAATTGAGTTATCGATTTAAGAATAAACTTTTATATCGCTTTGCAGAAACTGATTATAATTTTCATTTGACTCGCAATTCTTCTTATGGATTATCGGTTATAACAGGTGATGCAGAAATGGCTTTTACAGGAGGTATGGTAAATTTATCCAGTACTCTTTCTGAAAGTATTGTTTTTATATTTCTAATATTAACAGTTATTTACCTCAATCCGTCGTTGGCAATATTTATCTTTAGTATTAGCGTTTGCATTGCCTTGATTGTAACCAAATATTTATTTCCTCTTTTTTATCGATGGGGTCAAAAAATTCAAGAAACGTCATTACTTGCGCATCAAAATCTGACTCAATTTTTTCATGGTTTTAAGGAATTACTTTTATTTGGTAAAAAAGAAGCCTTTGTTGAAGCATATCAAATACATTCTCGCCGCAAATCAAAACTTCATGCGATCCAAACAGCAACAAACGCATTGCCCCGTATGGCAATTGAAATTTTATTCGTTGGTCTTTTTGTCGCTGTAATTACCTATTTATGCGTAGAAAAAGATACTCCACAGCAAATGATAGGGATTCTAGGGGGATATTTATATGTTGGATTTCGGTTAATGCCGGGCTTGAATCGGGTTATTAATCAGTTAAATGGTTTCAAGCTGATTATACCAAGTATTGAGCGCGTTCATCGTGAATATACCGGTGAGAATAGCCGGACCAGTTATGTCGATATTCCAGGCCTTACCTTTAAAAAAGATATATCTCTCACCAATGTGTCCTTTCAGTATCTCAATACCCAAAAAAAAGTTATTCAAGATATTAATCTGGTTATTGCAAAGGGCGAGTGCATCGGCATTATTGGAGAAACTGGGTCTGGCAAATCAACATTGGTTGATATGCTTTTAGGGCTGTTAAGGCCCGTATCAGGTGAAATTTTAATTGATGGAAAATATCCCGTTAATTCTCAGCAATGGCATAAGTTACTTGGATACGTTCCTCAAACCATTTACTTAACCGACGATACTATTGAAGCAAATATTGCATTTGGCGAACAGGCAGAATCTATAGATACAATTCGTCTTAATAAAGCCATTGATGATGCTCAGCTGCGATCTTTCATAAACAAATTACCAGATGGCTCCAAAACAATTGTTGGGGAGAGGGGAATTCGTCTTTCAGGAGGTGAGCGCCAAAGAATATCTATTGCTCGTGCTCTTTATCGTCAGCCTGAAGTTTTGATATTTGATGAAGCTACTTCCGCGCTTGATAATGATACAGAAGAAAGATTAATGAAAACCATATATGAAGTGAGTCAAGAGAGAACAGTAATTATGATTGCTCATAGACTCTCAACTCTAAAAAACTGTCATAGAATTATCATAATGGATGCCGGAAAAGTAGAGGAGGAGATTAATGGTAAAATGGCGATTCAAAGGTATGTGAGTTCCTCCAATGTTGAGAAAATAAGTGCCCAACCGATAAGAGATGTTTCTTAA
- a CDS encoding transcriptional activator RfaH: MKQWFVVHTQPAKESVAQKHLMEQGFDAYLPKFKKTRRHARKVEEIMAPLFPRYVFVGIDLEVDQWRSVQGTRGVSYLLLANNQPAIVPCEIIQSLKGQENDDGLVAINDMIFFTKGDKVRVLDGAFKDCVAVFEKMDDKERVQLLLSCLGREVNVSLPAYAVEAA; encoded by the coding sequence ATGAAACAGTGGTTTGTTGTGCATACGCAGCCTGCTAAAGAATCTGTTGCTCAAAAACATTTGATGGAACAAGGGTTTGATGCTTATTTGCCGAAATTTAAAAAAACCCGTCGCCATGCTCGAAAAGTTGAAGAAATTATGGCGCCCCTTTTCCCCCGTTATGTTTTTGTTGGAATTGATTTGGAAGTGGATCAATGGCGTAGTGTTCAGGGGACGCGAGGTGTTTCCTATCTTTTGTTGGCTAACAATCAACCCGCGATTGTTCCTTGTGAAATCATCCAATCGTTGAAAGGTCAGGAAAATGATGACGGCCTCGTGGCCATCAACGACATGATTTTCTTCACAAAAGGGGATAAAGTTCGTGTTTTAGATGGGGCGTTTAAGGATTGTGTCGCGGTTTTTGAAAAAATGGATGATAAGGAGCGTGTTCAGCTTCTCCTCTCTTGCTTGGGGCGTGAAGTAAATGTTTCGCTGCCCGCGTATGCGGTAGAGGCGGCCTAG
- a CDS encoding winged helix-turn-helix transcriptional regulator — protein MAAFQDTREHTEQKVMVHLLTEIERNPSFTQRSLASELGIALGLMNQYLKSCVTKGWVRASQVSPRRITYFLTPDGFKEKSHMVTSYLARSLTFFRDARAQCDTLFDVCLQKGWTKIAFVGEGDLADIAQLVAQGLSLHVKVVLPTENLKAYDAVLVTDVINPQATYDFIRGQVDSDRLLTLDLLHISRDSKMQKGVA, from the coding sequence ATGGCAGCATTTCAAGATACGCGGGAACATACGGAACAAAAGGTTATGGTACATCTTTTGACTGAGATTGAGCGTAATCCTTCATTCACCCAACGGAGCCTTGCATCAGAACTGGGAATTGCTTTGGGATTAATGAACCAGTATTTAAAGAGTTGTGTCACAAAGGGTTGGGTTCGAGCATCCCAAGTTTCTCCCCGTCGTATTACTTATTTTCTAACTCCCGATGGATTCAAAGAAAAAAGCCATATGGTAACAAGTTATTTGGCAAGATCCTTAACATTCTTTCGCGATGCCCGGGCACAATGTGACACCCTTTTTGATGTCTGCTTACAAAAGGGGTGGACAAAAATTGCTTTTGTTGGCGAAGGGGATCTTGCGGATATCGCTCAACTTGTCGCTCAAGGCCTTAGCCTGCATGTTAAAGTTGTTTTGCCGACAGAGAATTTAAAGGCTTATGATGCCGTTTTGGTGACCGATGTTATCAATCCGCAAGCAACATACGATTTCATTCGAGGCCAAGTTGATTCAGATCGTCTTCTCACTTTAGATTTGCTTCATATATCGAGAGATTCAAAGATGCAGAAGGGGGTAGCATGA
- a CDS encoding Gfo/Idh/MocA family oxidoreductase: MSTIINSGVIGLGVGEQHALTLARHPLSNLKYICDIDEDRAKKFKSIHQLKCGLTTFESMVVDKNVDLISIASFDADHYQQVMSCLKNDKHVFVEKPLCQSLEQLNSIITLWNKKKLGLSSNLILRCSPLFMWLLKVIESGALGDIYSFDGDYLYGRVHKITEGWRARTENYSVMEGGGIHLIDLMILLSGQKPVKVQSIANKIVTANTPFRYQDFHASTFHFESGLVGRITANFGCVHRHQHVVRLFGTKGTFIYDDMGPRIHWKRDEESKSESIDIQAKPENKGALIPEFLESILAGTADSYARREFDLMSIVLAAETALRYEKPITIEYVT; encoded by the coding sequence ATGTCAACTATAATAAATTCTGGTGTTATTGGTTTGGGGGTTGGAGAGCAACATGCCCTAACTCTTGCTAGGCACCCACTCTCCAATCTTAAATATATTTGTGATATTGATGAAGACCGTGCGAAGAAATTTAAAAGCATTCACCAACTTAAGTGCGGACTCACGACTTTCGAATCAATGGTGGTAGATAAAAATGTTGATTTAATTTCAATTGCTTCTTTTGATGCTGACCATTATCAGCAAGTTATGAGTTGCTTAAAAAATGACAAACATGTTTTTGTTGAAAAGCCGCTGTGTCAGAGTTTGGAGCAGCTTAATTCTATCATAACGCTCTGGAATAAGAAGAAACTTGGTCTTTCTTCCAACCTTATCTTAAGATGTTCGCCCCTTTTTATGTGGTTGTTAAAGGTAATCGAGTCCGGGGCTCTAGGGGACATATATTCCTTTGATGGCGATTACTTGTATGGTCGAGTCCACAAAATTACTGAAGGATGGCGAGCGAGAACTGAAAATTATTCTGTCATGGAGGGTGGTGGCATTCACTTGATTGATTTGATGATCTTGTTAAGCGGGCAAAAACCCGTAAAAGTACAGTCAATTGCTAATAAAATCGTGACAGCCAATACGCCCTTTCGGTACCAGGACTTTCATGCGAGCACTTTCCACTTTGAGAGTGGGCTTGTGGGTCGAATTACAGCCAACTTTGGTTGTGTTCACCGTCATCAGCATGTGGTTCGTCTATTTGGAACCAAGGGAACTTTTATTTACGATGATATGGGGCCGCGTATCCATTGGAAGCGCGATGAAGAAAGCAAATCAGAATCCATTGATATTCAAGCTAAGCCGGAGAATAAAGGAGCCCTCATTCCGGAATTTCTTGAATCTATCCTGGCGGGAACAGCCGATAGTTATGCACGAAGAGAATTCGATTTAATGTCAATTGTTCTGGCAGCAGAAACGGCTCTTCGATATGAGAAACCTATAACAATAGAGTATGTAACTTGA
- a CDS encoding ATP-dependent metallopeptidase FtsH/Yme1/Tma family protein, with amino-acid sequence MNNTPRNLFFWLLIAIAALGVFQILSGSQARAPNPPIAFSDFMTNVSDGRVKEVMVRGNNISGKNKDEHSFTTYAPQDPTLIPKLIEKGVHVKAGPPEEEMPSLFHMIITWLPIILFFGFIIYSWRQLQSGGNKAMGFGKSRARLRTENETKVTFDDVAGIDEAKQDLEEIVDFLKDPQKFQRLGGKIPRGVLLVGPPGTGKTLLARAIAGEANVPFFSISGSDFVEMFVGVGASRVRDMFEQAKKNAPCIIFIDEIDAVGRHRGAGLGGGNDEREQTLNQLLVEMDGFEENEGVILVAATNRPDVLDPALLRPGRFDRQIVVPNPDITGREKILSVHMRKVPLSPDVDVRVIARGTPGFSGADLANLVNEAALLAARRGKLAVSMHEFEQAKDKVMMGAERRSMVMTEDEKRLTAYHESGHAIVAFYTKDSDPIHKATIIPRGRALGMVMRLPEGDRISMSRSKLLADLKVSMGGRIAEELIFGHDKVTTGASSDIRMATEIARRMVTEWGLSDRLGFQMYGERQQEVFLGHSVTQSKPLSEMTAQMVDEEVRKILDACFDETQKLLKQKLTKLHLLAKTLLEFETLSGEEIKSLMEKGATPTQDPISGNMRKKKTRSRIPATESVEA; translated from the coding sequence GTGAATAATACCCCACGAAATTTATTTTTTTGGCTCTTGATTGCCATTGCCGCATTGGGAGTCTTTCAAATTTTATCCGGCTCACAAGCACGAGCACCCAATCCTCCTATTGCTTTTTCTGACTTTATGACAAACGTCAGTGACGGGCGCGTAAAAGAGGTTATGGTTCGGGGCAACAATATCTCTGGTAAAAATAAGGATGAACATTCATTTACAACTTATGCTCCTCAAGATCCTACCCTTATTCCAAAACTAATTGAAAAGGGTGTTCATGTGAAAGCCGGGCCACCGGAAGAAGAAATGCCATCTCTATTCCATATGATTATTACCTGGTTACCAATTATTCTATTTTTTGGATTTATAATTTATTCTTGGCGACAATTGCAGTCGGGCGGCAATAAAGCCATGGGCTTTGGAAAATCCCGGGCGCGGCTTCGCACGGAAAATGAAACAAAAGTCACCTTTGATGATGTCGCTGGGATCGATGAAGCTAAACAAGACCTGGAAGAAATTGTCGATTTTTTGAAAGATCCCCAAAAATTCCAACGTTTGGGGGGGAAAATTCCAAGAGGTGTTCTTCTTGTAGGTCCTCCTGGAACTGGTAAAACCCTTTTGGCAAGAGCTATTGCCGGTGAAGCAAACGTACCATTTTTCAGCATTTCAGGCTCAGATTTTGTCGAAATGTTTGTTGGTGTGGGTGCCAGTCGCGTACGGGATATGTTTGAGCAAGCCAAGAAGAACGCGCCTTGTATCATCTTTATCGATGAAATTGATGCCGTGGGTCGTCATCGCGGGGCAGGCCTTGGTGGTGGAAATGATGAACGAGAACAAACGCTTAATCAATTGCTCGTTGAAATGGATGGCTTTGAAGAGAATGAAGGCGTCATTTTGGTTGCAGCAACCAATCGTCCGGACGTGTTAGATCCTGCTCTTTTACGTCCCGGCCGATTTGACCGTCAAATTGTTGTTCCCAACCCCGATATTACGGGAAGAGAAAAGATTTTAAGCGTTCACATGCGTAAAGTCCCGCTCTCTCCAGATGTAGATGTCAGAGTTATTGCCCGGGGCACACCTGGTTTTTCAGGGGCAGATTTAGCCAACTTGGTTAATGAAGCTGCCCTCCTTGCTGCTCGTAGAGGAAAGCTTGCGGTAAGCATGCATGAATTTGAACAAGCTAAAGATAAAGTGATGATGGGTGCAGAGCGACGATCCATGGTCATGACGGAAGACGAGAAACGCCTTACAGCCTACCATGAATCCGGGCATGCTATTGTTGCATTTTATACAAAAGATTCAGATCCCATCCATAAAGCAACCATTATTCCAAGAGGTCGTGCGTTGGGAATGGTTATGCGTCTTCCCGAGGGTGACCGGATTTCTATGTCTCGTAGCAAACTTTTGGCTGATTTAAAGGTCTCCATGGGGGGTCGCATTGCTGAAGAACTCATTTTTGGCCATGACAAAGTCACCACAGGGGCTTCTTCTGACATTCGAATGGCAACAGAAATTGCCAGACGAATGGTTACAGAATGGGGATTAAGTGATCGTCTAGGATTTCAGATGTACGGCGAACGGCAGCAAGAAGTTTTTCTGGGACACTCTGTAACCCAATCCAAGCCTCTTTCCGAAATGACTGCCCAAATGGTCGATGAGGAAGTTAGAAAAATTTTGGACGCTTGTTTTGATGAAACGCAAAAATTACTAAAACAAAAACTTACGAAACTTCATCTGCTCGCCAAAACTTTACTAGAATTTGAAACTTTGAGCGGAGAAGAAATTAAATCTTTAATGGAAAAGGGTGCTACCCCGACCCAAGACCCTATTTCTGGGAATATGCGTAAGAAAAAAACGCGATCACGCATACCCGCAACAGAATCTGTTGAAGCGTGA